GTGCCAGGACGGTCGGGGCCAGCGGCCCTCCGGTGAGCGAGGAGCGCAGGGCCTCGCCGAGAGCTCCGGAGGGAAGGAAGCGGGTGACCGCATTGGCGGGCAGGAGCACGCCGCCGCCGACCACGAGCAGCAGCCACAGCAGATTCGCGCCGGCCAGCACCGCCTCGGCCCGCAACGTCCCGGCGATCAGCAGCGCGAGCGCGGTGAAGGCCGAGGTGCCGAGCAACACGGCCGCCAGCGCCAGCCCGAGACCGGACGGGTCCGGCCGCCACCCCAGCGCCAGCGCGAGCGAGCCGAGCAGCACCACCTGCAGCACCTCGGTGGCCAGGACCCCGAGCACCTTGCCACCGAGCAGCCCGGTGCGACCCAACGGGGTGGTGGCGAGCAGACGCAGGGCTCCCGCGCGGCGGTCGAACCCGGTAGCGATGGCCTGGGAGGTGAAGGCGGTCGACATCACCGCCAGTGCGAGCACGCCGGGGGTGGCCACATCGACGGCTGCCTGCCCGTCGGTGTCCAGGCGCACCAGGTCCGTCCGCGCGAGCACCACGAGCACCAGCGCGGGCAGGACCAGCGTCAGCAGCAGCTGTTCGCCGTTGCGCAGCAGGTTGCGCACCTCGAACCCGGCGTGGGAGACGACCCGTGCGGCCCACGGGCTCGCGCCGGCGTGCCCGGTCATCGCAGGCTCCGTCCGGTCAGGTCGAGGAAGACGTCCTCGAGGGTGCGTTCACCGCTCGCCTCCGGTCCGCCACGTACCTGGAGGCCGTGGCGCAGGGCCACCTCCTCGACGGCGTTCCTCGCCTCGGCCGTGATCGTGCCGGTGAGGTGCAGGCTCTGGGCGGGGGCGCCGTCGTGGGGGAGGCCGGTCAGCTCGGTCACCGTGCCCTCCGCGATGACCGACCCGTGGTCGATGATCACGACACGATCGGCGAGCTGGGCGGCCTCGTCCATCAGATGGGTGCTGAGCACCACGCTCACGCCGTCCGAGCGCAGGGAGCGCACGAGGTCCCAGACCGCCAGGCGCGACTGCGGGTCCAGCCCGGCGCTGGGCTCGTCCAGGAACACCAGCTCCGGCCGTCCCACGAGGGCGATCGCGAGGGCCAGGCGTTGTCGCTGACCACCGGAGAGGCGCCGCACCGAGGTCCGGGCGAAGGGAGCCAGCCCCAGCTCGCGCACCAGCGCGTCGACATCGCGCGGCTGCGCATACAGCCGGGCGACGTGCCGCAACAGCTCCTCGGCGCGGGCCATCACCGGCAGGCCGCCGTCCTGCACCATCACGCCCACGCGGGGGCGGAGCGTCGCGGGCGCGGCGTGCGGATCGCAGCCCAGTACCCGCACCGAACCGGAGTCCGGGCGTTGCAGACCCTCGCAGATCTCCATCGCGGTGGTCTTCCCGGCGCCGTTCGGGCCCAGGACGGCGGTGATCTCCCCGGCGCGAGCCTGCATCGACAGCCCGGCGAGGGCGCGGGTGGCGCCGAACGAACGATGGACGTCGGTCAGCTCGACGGGGCAGGTCACGGCGTCCAAGCGTACGCGCTGCCTCACCGGCCCCCGACGCCGGCGGCCAGTAAGGATCGCCTTGCTTGCGTAGACCCATTTGAGAAACGAGAATGTTCACTAATTGGTTGCCACAGCCTGAGGAGGTGAGCGCGTGAGTGTCGAGCACTTGGACGAGACCGAGTCCACCACACGTGAACGCGTGCGTGACCTCATCATCGAACTCGGCCCGATCACCGCGGCCGACATGGCCGAGCGACTGGACCTGACCTCCGCGGCCATCCGTCGCCACCTCGGTGCGCTGGAGAAGGTCGGCCAGGTCACGGTGCGCGAGGACACCTCCGCCGCCCCCCGGGGCCGAGGCCGTCCCGCGAAGCGGTACATCGCCACCCCCGCCGCGCACAAGCCCGCCGGTGAGGCCTACGCCCGGCTCGCCGTGCAGGCGCTGCAGCAACTCGGCGACGAGGTCGGGCCCGCGGCGGTGGAGGAGTTCGCACGGCACCGCTCGGCCGAGCTCACGACGCGCTATCGCGCGGCCGTCGAGGCGGCGGGTGAGGACGTCGATGCTCGCGCGGCCGCGCTCGCCCAGGCCCTGAGCCATGACGGCTACGCCGCCACCTCCCGGCCGGTCGGCGTGAGCGACACCGTGGCCGTGCAGTTGTGCCAGGGCCACTGCCCGGTCCAGCAGATCGCGGCTCAGTTCCCGCAGCTGTGCGAGGCCGAGACACAGGCTTTCGCGGACCTGCTCGGCGTGCACGTGCAACGCCTCGCCACGCTCGCCGGTGGCGAGCATGTCTGTACCACCCACATACCCGTGTCCATCCCCACCCGCGCGAAGGAATGAGAGCGCCTGAGATGACCACCGAGACCACACCGGTTCAGCCCCCCGAGACGGGCCAGCTGACGCAGGAAGAGGCCATCGCCTCGATCGGCACCTACAACTACGGCTGGCACGACACCGATGACGCCGGTGCCAACGCCCAGCGCGGGCTCTCCGAGGCGGTGGTGCGCAACATCTCCGACATGAAGGACGAGTCGGAGTGGATGCGCAAGAACCGCCTCAAGGGATTGCGCCTGTTCGACAAGAAGCCGATGCCGAACTGGGGCGCCGACCTCACCGGGATCGACTTCGACAACATCAAGTACTTCGTGCGCTCCACCGAGAAGCAGGCCCAGTCCTGGGATGATCTGCCGGAGGAGATCAAGGAGACCTACGACAGGCTCGGTATCCCCGAGGCGGAGAAGCAGCGCCTCGTCGCCGGCGTCGCCGCCCAGTACGAGTCCGAGGTGGTCTACCACCAGATCAACGAGGAGCTCGAGCGTCAGGGTGTGCAGTTCCTGGACACCGACACCGCGCTGCGCGAGCACCCGGAGATCTTCGAGGAGTACTTCGGCACGGTCATCCCGGCCGGCGACAACAAGTTCGCCGCGCTGAACACCGCCGTGTGGTCGGGTGGGTCGTTCGTGTACGTGCCGCCCGGTGTGCACGTGGAGATCCCGCTGCAGGCGTACTTCCGGATCAACACCGAGAACATGGGCCAGTTCGAGCGGACGCTGATCATCGCCGACGAGGGCTCCTACGTGCACTACGTCGAGGGCTGCACCGCCCCGATCTACACCTCGGACTCGCTGCACTCGGCGGTCGTGGAGATCGTGGTGAAGAAGGACGCCCGCGTGCGCTACACGACGATCCAGAACTGGTCGAACAACGTGTACAACCTGGTGACCAAGCGCGCCACGGTCGAGGCCGGCGGCACCATGGAGTGGATC
Above is a window of Ruania suaedae DNA encoding:
- a CDS encoding ABC transporter permease, with translation MTGHAGASPWAARVVSHAGFEVRNLLRNGEQLLLTLVLPALVLVVLARTDLVRLDTDGQAAVDVATPGVLALAVMSTAFTSQAIATGFDRRAGALRLLATTPLGRTGLLGGKVLGVLATEVLQVVLLGSLALALGWRPDPSGLGLALAAVLLGTSAFTALALLIAGTLRAEAVLAGANLLWLLLVVGGGVLLPANAVTRFLPSGALGEALRSSLTGGPLAPTVLALAVLAGWTLVLTAATARWFRWQ
- a CDS encoding ABC transporter ATP-binding protein encodes the protein MQARAGEITAVLGPNGAGKTTAMEICEGLQRPDSGSVRVLGCDPHAAPATLRPRVGVMVQDGGLPVMARAEELLRHVARLYAQPRDVDALVRELGLAPFARTSVRRLSGGQRQRLALAIALVGRPELVFLDEPSAGLDPQSRLAVWDLVRSLRSDGVSVVLSTHLMDEAAQLADRVVIIDHGSVIAEGTVTELTGLPHDGAPAQSLHLTGTITAEARNAVEEVALRHGLQVRGGPEASGERTLEDVFLDLTGRSLR
- a CDS encoding helix-turn-helix transcriptional regulator, with product MSVEHLDETESTTRERVRDLIIELGPITAADMAERLDLTSAAIRRHLGALEKVGQVTVREDTSAAPRGRGRPAKRYIATPAAHKPAGEAYARLAVQALQQLGDEVGPAAVEEFARHRSAELTTRYRAAVEAAGEDVDARAAALAQALSHDGYAATSRPVGVSDTVAVQLCQGHCPVQQIAAQFPQLCEAETQAFADLLGVHVQRLATLAGGEHVCTTHIPVSIPTRAKE
- the sufB gene encoding Fe-S cluster assembly protein SufB, whose amino-acid sequence is MTTETTPVQPPETGQLTQEEAIASIGTYNYGWHDTDDAGANAQRGLSEAVVRNISDMKDESEWMRKNRLKGLRLFDKKPMPNWGADLTGIDFDNIKYFVRSTEKQAQSWDDLPEEIKETYDRLGIPEAEKQRLVAGVAAQYESEVVYHQINEELERQGVQFLDTDTALREHPEIFEEYFGTVIPAGDNKFAALNTAVWSGGSFVYVPPGVHVEIPLQAYFRINTENMGQFERTLIIADEGSYVHYVEGCTAPIYTSDSLHSAVVEIVVKKDARVRYTTIQNWSNNVYNLVTKRATVEAGGTMEWIDGNIGSKVTMKYPAVYLMGEHARGETLSIAFAGEGQHQDTGSKMVHMAPHTSSSIVSKSVARGGGRASYRGLVQVMDGAAASKSNVLCDALLVDTISRSDTYPYVDVREDDVEMGHEATVSKVSEDQLFYLMSRGMEETEAMAMIVRGFVEPIARELPMEYALELNRLIELQMEGAVG